GTAAGATTTCATCTCACCTGTATGTTTGGTttcccaatctcttgtgtaaTTACAGTTGCTTTGGCTCCCCAGGCTTCGCTGGAAATTCATTTTTGTTGCTGTGGTTCTTTTGTATGGTTCATTTTAGACGTTTGTTTGGTTTCCGCTTCAGCTGTGTATAATATGCTTTCAGAATGGGTCGAAATAGAGTATATGGAAGTTTGGAAGAGGCTCGTGCTGAGAAAAATCGAAGGAGCCGCGAGCAACGTGCTGCTGCTCGGCGTGAGACAAAGAATGATGCGCCATTAGGAGTGTGTACATTAGCTGTCACAGCTTTTAATATACATGACTCAAATGCTGTGAATCAGCCAAATATGGGTGTCATTGAATCTTCATTGGGTTCAGGCTCAATATTGCCATTTGCAGAGAACAATGCAGAGCACCTTCAAGCTGTATGTCTGTGCTTATTTTGAGCATGTCTCATGCAATATAAATTGTTGTTTAAATTTTTTGGAATAAATGTTAAATTATTTATGTTAACAGTGGTTTCGCCTAAGCATGCACTTTGGTAAAACAAACGAGTTTGACTTAGTTAAGCATACTAAACTCACAATCTTTAACTATGCTTTGGGTGTTTTAAAGGAAAATCAAGGAGATGTATCTAGGTCTACTGGTAATGGTGCTCGCGAGGTTCCGACAACTAATTCAGATGCCGGTGAATCATCTTTGCATAGGCGACGTCGACGTACAAGACGTTCTATGACTAATCCATTGAACACAATAATTACAGAGCCTGCAGTATTGCTCAGTAATGCAGAGCAATTTCCAACCGTATGTTTGTGCTTATTTTGAGCATCTTTCATGCAATAAGATTGTTGTTTAGACCCCTTGCAATAAATGTTAGACTACTTATATTACCGGTGGTTTTATCTAAGCATGTACTACGACTAGACTAACCAGTGGGTGAGATATTAATTTTTGTCTATTATAAGTCAGATTGGCTAATTTAGGCACACTGAATTCATCGTCCTTAAGTATGCTTTGGCTGGTTTgcaggaaaatgaagaaaatgtcTGTGCGTCTATTGCTGATGGTGCTAACGAGGTTTCATCAACTAATTTAGATGTTGGTGAACCATCATTGCGTAGGCAACGTCGGTCTAGAAAACCAGCTATAACTGATCCATTAGCTACAATAGCTACAGAACCTGCTGTATTGCCTGATGTTCCAAGTTGTCCGTATTGTCATGCAAAACGATTTCATCAGGAACCGCCTGGTTTTTGCTGTGCCTCCGGTGAGGTACAACTATTATCTACTGAGATGCCGAGAGAACTTATGCTATTATATATAGAAGACTCTGATGAGGCTGCTGAGTTTCGCAGATGTGTTAGAAGCTATAATAACATGTTTGCATTCACTTCGATTGGTATCCATCCTGATAAATCTTTGGCTGCAAACTACAATGGAGTTTATACATTTCGAATCCAGGGACAAATGTATCATTATATTAATCCACTTATTCCAGAGAATGGTGAGAAGCCACGGAACTTGCAACTTTACTTTGTTGACACTGACCATGAAACAACGCAGCGGCTCTCAATCTCAAGTAGATTTCAAGAAACACTGGTGACTAAGCTTGAGAAAATCTTAAAGATTAATCCTTACTCTGCATTTTTCCGAGGATTACAAGATTTGCCAGGCATAGATGATTATAAGATTGTACTTGACACCACGCCTCGGTTATGCCGTGATTTGTGTGAGCTTGAGGGGCGTTTTGGTCTTTTGCTGATGGGTGGCGGTGGCTCTGCTGGTATTTTGCTTTTGTCCGCTGGCTCTCTTGCATTGTAACTTTGCTCTGTCCGCGTGGCTCTCTTGCATTGTAGCTTTGCTGGCCATTTTGCTTTTGTCTGCTGACTCTCCTCAATTGTAGCTTTGCTTTGTCCGCGTGGCTCTCCATTTTGATAGTCAGCAATTACTATTAGTTAGTGGGCGGTTGGTCGGTCAGCAATATCCTTtcctttctcttagcttttttcttcttcttaggTTCTGTTCTTCTTCTTAGTTTTGTTGGAAAATCGCTCCTGTCCGGTGGTTTTGGCGGTCAGCAATTTCAGTCATTGCTGGCAGCAATTTTGGCGGTCAACAATTTCGGCTTTATTTCCTCTCattcttttcttgtctttctttaccAGGTGTCCAGGCGCGAGTTCATTCTTTTCTTGGCTTTCTTTACTGGGCGTTCAAGCAATTTTGGCGGTGAGTTGAACTGAATCCAGAGCGCACCGCTTCAGAGTTTTGCGCGCTTCTACTTTTCCTTATTGTTTTCTCGGTCTTGTTtcctctgtttcttttcttgGCCTTCTTTACCAGGTGTGTTTTTCCCGTTCCTCATTCTCCTGTCTTTTTCCTTTATTCTTTTCTTAGCATTCTCTGGCCAGTGCTTTTTCCTTCCCTTGTTTTCGTATTGAATTTTCTGAGGACGGCGATGATTCCTGATAGATAGTGTTGCTGTAGTTATGCCTTCTGTTACTGCTACTTCTTTGCTTTAATGCAGCTGCTACTTGGGTTAGGTATAGCTGCGGTGGATATTACTCAGTGTAACCTTGCGATATGTTTATTTGTTCTTCTTTGGCTGGAATTGGGGAACAATTGCTCTTTTTCTTATTAATGGAATGCGTTGATATAGCTGTAATAGTTATTATTCAATTAAATGTTAAGTTGTGTTTTTCGTTCCTTTTCTCTGTGCTGTAGATTAATGCCTTGAGAATGGGTCGGAATAGAGTATACGGAAGTTTGGAAGAGGCAATTAAACCAGAATTAACCATAAAACAGGTCTTTGCATAATTAATGCTTTTACAAATATCTTGAAATAATATTTCTTACTCCATTAAAACTTTTCCTATCAGAAATTAGCAGTGAGAATCCGAGTTCTGATATGAGTTCAGTGTTGCATGGATTGGACGATGAGTGGGGTACGGGGCTAACGAAGACAAGAGAAATAGGGGAATCTGTAAACCATTTGGCCTGACTCCTCAATGtgttaattcatttttttaatgaaGCTGTTTAGACTTCACTAAGAGACATGAAAACTTACCGAGTGTTGTTTTGATCGGTTAAGTAAATTGTTATCGCAATACAAAGGTGAATCTCTTTTCCagatttattttctttagaaTTCATCATATGCTAATTTCCATTTcagattta
This portion of the Coffea arabica cultivar ET-39 chromosome 2e, Coffea Arabica ET-39 HiFi, whole genome shotgun sequence genome encodes:
- the LOC113732830 gene encoding uncharacterized protein isoform X5 gives rise to the protein MGRNRVYGSLEEARAEKNRRSREQRAAARRETKNDAPLGVCTLAVTAFNIHDSNAVNQPNMGVIESSLGSGSILPFAENNAEHLQAENQGDVSRSTGNGAREVPTTNSDAGESSLHRRRRRTRRSMTNPLNTIITEPAVLLSNAEQFPTENEENVCASIADGANEVSSTNLDVGEPSLRRQRRSRKPAITDPLATIATEPAVLPDVPSCPYCHAKRFHQEPPGFCCASGEVQLLSTEMPRELMLLYIEDSDEAAEFRRCVRSYNNMFAFTSIGIHPDKSLAANYNGVYTFRIQGQMYHYINPLIPENGEKPRNLQLYFVDTDHETTQRLSISSRFQETLVTKLEKILKINPYSAFFRGLQDLPGIDDYKIVLDTTPRLCRDLCELEGRFGLLLMGGGGSAGVQARVHSFLGFLYWAFKQFWRLMP
- the LOC113732830 gene encoding uncharacterized protein isoform X4; translated protein: MGRNRVYGSLEEARAEKNRRSREQRAAARRETKNDAPLGVCTLAVTAFNIHDSNAVNQPNMGVIESSLGSGSILPFAENNAEHLQAENQGDVSRSTGNGAREVPTTNSDAGESSLHRRRRRTRRSMTNPLNTIITEPAVLLSNAEQFPTENEENVCASIADGANEVSSTNLDVGEPSLRRQRRSRKPAITDPLATIATEPAVLPDVPSCPYCHAKRFHQEPPGFCCASGEVQLLSTEMPRELMLLYIEDSDEAAEFRRCVRSYNNMFAFTSIGIHPDKSLAANYNGVYTFRIQGQMYHYINPLIPENGEKPRNLQLYFVDTDHETTQRLSISSRFQETLVTKLEKILKINPYSAFFRGLQDLPGIDDYKIVLDTTPRLCRDLCELEGRFGLLLMGGGGSAGVQARVHSFLGFLYWAFKQFWRQNEGL
- the LOC113732830 gene encoding uncharacterized protein isoform X3, which translates into the protein MGRNRVYGSLEEARAEKNRRSREQRAAARRETKNDAPLGVCTLAVTAFNIHDSNAVNQPNMGVIESSLGSGSILPFAENNAEHLQAENEENVCASIADGANEVSSTNLDVGEPSLRRQRRSRKPAITDPLATIATEPAVLPDVPSCPYCHAKRFHQEPPGFCCASGEVQLLSTEMPRELMLLYIEDSDEAAEFRRCVRSYNNMFAFTSIGIHPDKSLAANYNGVYTFRIQGQMYHYINPLIPENGEKPRNLQLYFVDTDHETTQRLSISSRFQETLVTKLEKILKINPYSAFFRGLQDLPGIDDYKIVLDTTPRLCRDLCELEGRFGLLLMGGGGSAGVQARVHSFLGFLYWAFKQFWRKGCMFQEGKRRSKLLSWRSAIRECSKPSCVTNGKRPGNVPMERTANLLMELRSCALYFATQGTRLRYAAWS
- the LOC113732830 gene encoding uncharacterized protein isoform X2, giving the protein MGRNRVYGSLEEARAEKNRRSREQRAAARRETKNDAPLGVCTLAVTAFNIHDSNAVNQPNMGVIESSLGSGSILPFAENNAEHLQAENQGDVSRSTGNGAREVPTTNSDAGESSLHRRRRRTRRSMTNPLNTIITEPAVLLSNAEQFPTENEENVCASIADGANEVSSTNLDVGEPSLRRQRRSRKPAITDPLATIATEPAVLPDVPSCPYCHAKRFHQEPPGFCCASGEVQLLSTEMPRELMLLYIEDSDEAAEFRRCVRSYNNMFAFTSIGIHPDKSLAANYNGVYTFRIQGQMYHYINPLIPENGEKPRNLQLYFVDTDHETTQRLSISSRFQETLVTKLEKILKINPYSAFFRGLQDLPGIDDYKIVLDTTPRLCRDLCELEGRFGLLLMGGGGSAGVQARVHSFLGFLYWAFKQFWRNIFYTKGKTKGSRKCLVFWLSIIQR
- the LOC113732830 gene encoding uncharacterized protein isoform X1; its protein translation is MGRNRVYGSLEEARAEKNRRSREQRAAARRETKNDAPLGVCTLAVTAFNIHDSNAVNQPNMGVIESSLGSGSILPFAENNAEHLQAENQGDVSRSTGNGAREVPTTNSDAGESSLHRRRRRTRRSMTNPLNTIITEPAVLLSNAEQFPTENEENVCASIADGANEVSSTNLDVGEPSLRRQRRSRKPAITDPLATIATEPAVLPDVPSCPYCHAKRFHQEPPGFCCASGEVQLLSTEMPRELMLLYIEDSDEAAEFRRCVRSYNNMFAFTSIGIHPDKSLAANYNGVYTFRIQGQMYHYINPLIPENGEKPRNLQLYFVDTDHETTQRLSISSRFQETLVTKLEKILKINPYSAFFRGLQDLPGIDDYKIVLDTTPRLCRDLCELEGRFGLLLMGGGGSAGVQARVHSFLGFLYWAFKQFWRKGCMFQEGKRRSKLLSWRSAIRECSKPSCVTNGKRPGNVPMERTANLLMELRSCALYFATQGTRLRYAAWS